CCCTTACCCGGTGTCACCCCAATAAAGGCTCGAACCCAGCACCctggctttgggggggggggggggcaaacgACCCATGGGGGGATCCCCAAATCTGAGGGCCCCCCCCCAGTACCcaggggattgggggggggggacatggggggggggagggacaCCAGTTTGGGGGTgacatggggagggggggcactggggacactggTTTGGGGGGACAAGGGCCACTGAGggttgtgtcccccccccaagagggtgacagcccccccccccaagacagTGGCAGGACACAGTGAAACCGAAACGCCAGGGGGGGACCCCGACCttttaattgggggggggggtgtgatgAGGGGGGGTGTTCTCTGCTGCCCCCCCCATAGCACCCCATGGGGACCCTGTCACCCCATGGGGGGGTCCCTTGGAAGGGGGAGTGAGAGGTCCtcaaaggggtgggggggtcaccGAGGGGCTTTGGGGGACCCCAAAACAGTGGGGGGCTCCCACGGGGGGAGGTCCCTAAGGGAGTGGGGGGGGTGGTCCCAGAGGGGTCTGCGGGCGTCCCCAGGGGAGActggggggggctttgggggacCCCAAAGGGATCAGGGGGGCTCTGGGGGACCCCAAAATGGGGAGGGATCAGGGGGACCCCAAGGGGGGGTTGGCTGGGCTATGGGGGACCCCAAAATGGGGCGGGGGGCTCTGGGGGTAGGGGAGGTCTGCACATGGTTTGGGGTGGGCTCTAGGGGagcgggggggtccccaaagggggctgggggggctctaGGGGACCCAAAAGGGGTGGGGGTTCCCCAGAGGGGTATGGGGGGGGTTTAGGGGACCCcaaaggagttggggggggtccccaggggagTCTGGGGGGGCTGTAGGGGACCCCTAAGGGGTAGGGGGTCCCCAAAAGGGTCTAGGGTGTGCCAAAGGAGttggggggtccccaggggggTCTGGGGGAAGCCCAGGAAGGACtgtgggggtctggggggccCTGGGAAGACCCCAGGAAGTTTAGGGGGGGCCcagggggcttgggggggggtcagCGGGAGAGCAGAGGCCGGTCTCCGGGGGGGCCGAGCGTCCCCGAGTCGAGGTTCAAGCTGTctggaaagagggagaaaggtgACGAGGggtcccccagtgcccccccccccaaaattttGGGCTCCCCCTCAAGATTCTGGGGACCCCCAAGATCTTGGGGAacgccccccccagccccccgtaCCCTGGTCGAAGTTGAGCTTCTTGGCAGGGGGGGTCTCGCCGAGCCCCTCGATGTCCACGAGGTCCCCGGTGGCTTCGGCGTCACTCAGGGTGACAtcttggggggggacacacacaaaaagggggggtcagggtggaGGGGGGACCCCAAGAAGGTTGGGGGGACCCCCagggagaaaaggggggggcggggaggagtgggggaccctggggggggacaggggggaccccagaggggacaaggggaccctgggggtggggggggctcagggggtCCCCAACAATAAAAAGGGGGTTcagggaggagatggggaccctgggggggtcagggggaccctagggggatgtggggaccctgggggggggacagactCAGGGGGACCCCCAAATTAAAAGGGGGGGGTagagggaggagatggagaccccaggaagaaagaaaagggggggacGAGCAGCGGTgacacccccaaatccccttacCTGCaactttctgcttcttcccGGGAGGACCGGGTGGGTCATGGGGTGTCCCCGGGGGGGCCCCAActtggggtgtcccccccccgcctcctttCCGGGGTCCTTTTTTGGGGGAGTCGGCAGGGAGGGGAACACCGCTGTCCTCGTAGGCTTTGCGCTTGGCCGTCGCTTTGATCTGagccctaaaaaaaaatataaaattgggggtgggggggagattTTGAGAGATTTGGCGCGCAGAGGAGagatttttgggggggggaaccccaaaaaaaccatcGCCCCCCTCCCTTACACCGTGCGGTCCTTGATGAGGGCGCTGATGCGGTTCAGGTCCTCCCCGAAGCGTTTCACCGCTGCCCggagcagctccagctccgGCTCCGTCCATTTGGctctgggggggttggggttttttttttggggggggtttaaGAGGGGAGTCCCTGACCCTATAGAGCTCCCCTTCCACCGCTATGGCTCGCCTTCccggggggtttgggggtctaTAGTACCCCCACAGCGATGGGGGAGGGCGTGGGAAAGCTCGTTTTTGGGGTCTCGTTAGCTCGGCCCCACGGGTCGGAATTGCTGGTGTCGGGGTCAGCAGGGAGCCCGAGGGGTCCTGTGGGGACCCCCGACCCCGTAGGGGACCCCAACGCGCCCCATAGGGACCCTGGGACCCCACAGGGAGCCCCACAGACCCCTGTAGGGACCTTGGGACCCCATAAGGACCCCGGGAGCCTACAGGGAACCCAAAACACTCTATTgggacccccagaccccccccgggaccccccaaaccccgcTCATCCGGCCGGGGAGGAGTCGGAGCTGGGGTGCAGCTGGATGGGCAGCTGCCCCAGAGGGACCCCGAAACACCCCATAGGGGCCCCAAAACAACCTATAAGGACCCCTGAAGCCCTATagggacccccaggaccccccccaagcccccctcCCAATCGGGCAGGAGTCGGAGCTGGGGTGCAGCTGCATGGTCAGCTCCCTCATAGGgaccccaaaacaccccataGGGACCCCCCAAGCCCCATAgggaccccctgccccccccccggtccccccccagccccccaaaccccgcTCACCCGGCCGGGGAGGAGTCGGACACGGGGTGCAGCTGCATGGTCAGCTCCCCCAGTTTGGTGAAGGCTGCGCCCGCCGCCGAGAAGATCTCGCCCACCTGCGGGGACCCACAGCCTgacggcaccggcaccggcaccaaCACCGGCACTGGGACCAGCACTGGCACCGGGACCAGCACCGGGACTGGGACCAGCACTGGCACCGGGACTGGCACCAACACCGGCACTGGGACCAGCAACGGCACCAGCACTGGCACCAACACCGGCACTGGGACCAGCACCCAGGACCAGCATCGACGCTGGCACCAGCAGACGGCACCAGCACCGGCAGTGGCACACAGCACCCAGGACCAGCATCGGGACCAGCACCGACACCAGCGCTGGGACAGCATCAGCACCAGCACCGTACTGGGACCGTGCTGGGGTTGGCACCATACCAGGACCAGCACCATACTGGGACAGTGCTGGGATCGGCACTGGCACCAGCACCGGGACTGGCACCACGCTGGGACCAGAACTGGGACTGGAATCCAAATGGGGATGGGGACTGGGACCAGGACCTGAACTGGGACCAGAACTGGGACCCGGACTAGTTTCCAGACCAGGACCCagactgggaccagtactggGACCAGAACCCCTTCACTGGGACTGGAACTGGGATCCAGACCTGATCTGGGACCAGAACTAGAACTGGGAGCCGCACTGGGACCAGTACCACCCCACCGGGACCAGAACCGGGAGCCAGACTGGTTTCCAGGCCAGGACCCGGACTGGGACCAGAACCCCCCCTCACTGGGACCAGAACTGGGACTGGAACTGGGATCCAGATCTGATGTGGGACCAGAACCAGAACTGGGAGCCGGACTGGAATCAGTACCACCCCACCAGGACCTGAACTGGGGCCCAAACTGGGACCAGGACCCCCCCACTGGGACCACACCTGGGCCCGGAACCCCCCGCTGGGGGCAGGGACCGACCCGGACCCCCATTGGGACCGGACCCGCCCCCCCCGGACCCGAACCGGAAGTGAGCCCCTCACCAGTACCggacactccccccccccccccgaggccCAACCGTTCCCGGAAGCGACCggaaccccccaccccccccaaaaacccacctTCGTGGACGCTGACGTCatcgccccccgccccggcccctccggccgccgccgcctccgctcCGGCTCCTCTATGGTCGCGGCCCGGCGGGACGCTCTGCCCCGCGCGCCTCTATGGTGCCGCCGGCCGCGCTCGCTCCCCTCAAGCCCCGCCCAAACCCCGCCTCCCCTCAAGCCCCGCCCCCACACTCGTACTTCCGCCTAGCGCGCCCCTCCCGCGCTGCTCTACCCCTTCCTCTCGCTGACCTTAACCCTTTCCCCGCCagcgcactcccccccccaaaaaaggggggTCCCACCCCCCGAAAAAAGGACGCCCCCCCCCACAAACCACCATAACGGGGTAGGGATCAACACGTTTTATTGGGGTGACTGGTCCATAGTGGTCTGCGTTGCTACGGGGAGAGAAGAGCTGGTCCTCCACacctggttttgggggttggggagggttttggggagggTTTTAGGGGTTCCCCTCCCCCTTtaaattttttgggggggagggggggaagtcCCTAAATTTTCAGGGTGTCCTTAACGGACCATGTACTCCTTGCGCTTGTTGAGGCGACCCTGGCAGAGGGAGAAGCCCCCCAGGAGGGCGTAGAGCCCGGCGGCGATGAAGCAGTTGTAGCTGACCTGTTCGTAAAGGCGATAGATCCGCTCCGGGCCACTGGTTTTTTGCGggggggagtaaaaaaaaaaaaaaaggggggtcAAAAGGGTTGGGGGGGTATTTGGGGTGCTGAtcccccacaacccccccccccacaacCCCCAGACTCACTCTTTAAAGTCTTCCTCAGTGAAGGGGACGTCCTCAATGAGGACGGCGGAGTGGACGTTGAAGAAGATGCCCAGGAGGAcctggggaaaaaggggggggggtaattttttttgggggggtgaggTGTGGGGTGTGGAGACCCCccctggggtgcaggcagggctgcccaccccccctttctccctgcCTTCACCCTGCCTGTGCTTGTCAcgagggggggggtggtggggtggtggtgtgaTGGGGACAGGGTGACGCAGGGGCACCTGAGGGGaagtgggtgctgggggaggcggggggggggggggaattgggggaaaggggggggttgtgctcccttcccccccctttctgtggggctgcagcccccccccaagtcTGAGCTGCCCCATACATagggcccccagcccccctccagccccacagaacCCCCCCCTCAGTCCCAGCCCCACACAAACCCACTCAGCCCCACCaggctcccccccagccccacaggacctccttccccccctgctcccccccagccctccagcgcctcagccccacaggacgcccccccccagacccacagGGATCCCCTTCAGCCTAACTGCGACCCCTCTGAGCCCCACAGGATCCACCCCCAGACCCACAGCGACTCTCTCAGCCCCACAGGATTGCCCCCCAGACCCACAGGACCCCTCTCAGCCCCACCGGGACCCCTCCGCAGGGCCTCTCTTCAGCCCTACAAAGTCTCTGCCTCACAGGGACCCCTCTCAGCCCCACAGGATCCCCCTTCATCCCCACAAGacacccccccagacccacagGGACCCTCTCAGCCCCACAGGATCCCCCCCCAGACTCACAGGACACCTCCCCCAGAGCCTCTGACCCACAGGACCCCTCTCAGCCCCACCGAGACCCCTCTTCAGCCCCACAAGACACCCGCCCAGAGCCTCtgccccacagggaccccctTCAGCCCCACCGTgcccccccagtgcctccctccagccccacaggaCCTCCGCCCCACAAGAAcaccccccccacgcccctCACCAGCATGACGACGCCCCAGGCGCTGAGGACGAGGCCGCAGGCCGCCATCTTAGGCCCGCAGCAGAGCAGCGAGGCCATGGCGGCCGctcggcccggcggcggggagcagACTGAGAAGCTCCGCCCCCTCCGTGCGTGGCTACGCCCCCGTGCGTGACCACGCCTCCTGACATCCGACCACGCCCCCCCGGCTGGGCCCGGCTGCGCGGCGCGGACTGAGAGGCTCCGCCCCCTCCATGCGCGACCACGCCTCCTGGTCTCTCTGGCCACGCCCCCCGCCTCGCCTCAGGGCGCTACCACGGCAcactcggggcgggggggggggcggggagcgaAGCGCTCGTTGGTTGGTGGTGCTGCCGTcgccgcggggagggggcggggccggctcATTAGCCACGCCCCCCGCCTTCCCGCGGCCCACGTGggtccctgcctgtccctgtccctgcctgcacctccctgtcctgtgtccccctgtccccacgtcccctgcctgtccctgccactcctgtccctgcctgtcccggtgtcccctgcctgtccctgtcccgtgtctcccccccccccccccccgtcccgtcccggtCTGCGTCGTCCCGTCcattcctcctcccccctcccctaaAACGTCTGACACGTCACACGTGACGTCACACGTGCCGCTGAGTCACGGCTggcatcggggggggggggggagtgggggggtgtcccccctcccccaccgGCCGCAGGCGGGGCCAAGGGAGCGCTGGCCCTTTAAtttgcccctccccccccgggTCACATTGAGGGACGTGACATTTGGGAGCTAAAAATAGCCCCTTCACgcgccctcccctcccccaccccttccccaagccccgcccccagggggtggggggaggggcagGACGTCAGCaagccccttcccccccccgagGCAAAAACCGGCcccaaaaaggggggggaggggcggggtcACCTGAGGACAAGGGGGTGGGACCCAGGTGCCCCTCACCCCCCGGCCTCCCAGCATcgcccctcccccaccccgcatacccccccccccagcgacTGGGCGTGTCCCAAGGAGGGGGGGAGGCGAAGGGTGTGTCCGAGTGGGCGTGGCCCCGcccgggccccgcccccgggaccccccggGACCCGCCACCTGCCCCGCGCGCCCCCCactcccgccgccgccgccgccgccgccgctcccgccccgccgctggGGGGCGCCAGAGCacctgccccggccccgccccacagctgcccccccGCGACCCCTAACTGACCCCCACTGACCTCcctgacccccccgccccacaaCTCCCCCCCACAActcccccccaccgccccccgccCCATAACTGCCCCACAACTACCCCCCCGCTGACCCCCAACTGCCCCCCGTaacccccccactgccccccccaactgcccccataacccccctcaccccctaactgccccccctccaccccaacTCCCCCATAActaccccccctgccccataactttccccccccccccgggaatCACCCCGGGGGGGCCACAGTGCCGGGCactgcccaccccccccggtATTTAATTGCCCCCCCCATTAATTGATTACCCCCCCCGGGTAATTAGTTGCCCCCCCGTCCCAATGCCCAGCGGGTTCCAGCAGatccaggaggaggaggaggtacaGGGGGGTAATTTTTAGGGGGGgtaatttggggggggtcacttgggggtcctgggggggagGGCAAATGGGGAGGGCacttgggggtcctgggggaggAATGGGGGGGGCATCTGAGGGGACCCAAGCGGCCGGGCCCCCCctcccctgaccccccccggTGTCCGGGCATTTTCCCAAATAAGGGGAATTTTCCGCGACGTCGGGGCCGACCCGGGGGGGGGCACGAAATCGGTGGCGAGAGGGCACCCAgagaccccccaccccccccaagacccccccacccctccaaaaaaactcccccccccctccaaagaGGACCCAGGCGTCCTGGGCCACCCCCGCAGTGGAGccaggttggggggggtgttatggggggggcaccccaaaacgCCTGcgtcccctggggggggggacagggtggggggggtgcgCTGACCCGGCTGTGTGGGTCCCTGATCCCCCCCCAACACCTGGGggtcccccacccccccgacttccccatcctccccccgggggtcccccccccagacacttgggggtcccccccccggcTGACCCCCCCCCTTgtaggaggaggaggcggggaCCCCGCGGGGGGGGGCCGTGACCCCCACCCTGGCCCTCGCCGTCTTCGCCGCCACCCTCGGCTCCTTCCAGTTCGGCTACAACATCGGCGTCATCAACGCCCCCCAGAAGGTACCGGGGGGGCgacacctgggtgccccccccgtGGCACCCGAGACCCCCCTCTGGGCACCCAGGAACTCCCAAGGATGCCTTGGTCTCTTCCCCGCGGCACCCAAGACCCCCCCaagacacctgggtccccccccatGGCACCCGGGAACCCCCCCGGCACCCAGCACATCCACCGGGCACCCAAGACCCCCCCTGGGCACCCAAGATCCCCTCCCCCCGGGTGACCgggtcccttccctggggaCCCAACACCctccccagacacctgggtccccccccaggACACCCACGACCCCCCCCAGTCACCTAGGACccctgggtgggtgggtgggtgccccACAGATGGGTCACCTTTGGGCGGTTGCCCCCCCCTTGATATCCCATGGGTGGGTGGGCGCCCCCATAGATGGGCGCCCCCCACGGTGCGGGTGGGGTGCGTGGGGGGGTTGCACACGGtgggtgggtgcccccccccaaggaCGGGTGCCCCCCCGCGGCAGGTGCTGGAGGGGGAGTACAACGCGACGTGGACGCGGCGCTGGGGctccgtcccccccccggccaccGTCTCGGCCCTCTGGGCCCTCTCGGTCGCCATCTTCTCCGTGGGGGGCATGGCCGCCGCCCTGGCCGTGGGCGAGATGGCCGACCGCCTCGGCAGGTGGGCGGGGCTTGGGccggagggggcggggcttaGAGGGGAGGGGCTTAGAGGGGAGGGGCCGTGGGGGGCGACACGGCTGTCGGCCAGGGCGCGGGGGAGATGGCCGACAGCCTGGGTGGGTGGGCGGGGCTTATTCTAAGGGAGGTGGGGTTTGGGGCGGGGTCAAGGGGGGCGTGGCATCGAGGGGAGGAGCGtagaggctgggggtggggcCTCGAGGGGGAGGAGCATGGAGGGGCAGGGCTCCAGGGGTGGGAACAGAGTTGTGGgtgggggctgaggggggcgGGGCTTCTGAGGCAGAGCCTCGAAGGGGTGGAGCTTCGAGGGGCGGGGCATCTGAGGAGGACCCTCGAAGGGGTGGAGCTTCAAGGGGGCAGGGCCACGGAGAGGGGTTGGTCATAGCCAGGCTGGGGCGTGGTTAAGACATGGGGATGGGCGTGGCTCGGGAAGGGTGTGGCCCATGAATGGGCGTGGGTTTTGGAGAGGGGCATGTCCAAGGGGCATGCATGCCCCTTTAAAGGGTGGGGCCGGTGGGGGCATGGCCTAGGGCAGGGTGTGGCCGGAGGGGCGTGACCATTTAAGGGATGTGGCTAGTGGAGGGAGGCGTGGCTTCGGGACGGGGCGTGGCCAGGAAAAGGGCAGGCTTGTGGGTGGGTGTGTCTAAATGAGGGGGCGTGGCTCACCAGCCCGTGGCCCCACCCCTTTCCCTCAGGAAAGGTGCCCTACTGGCCAGCAACGGGCTGGCGGTGGTGGGCGGGGCCCTGATGGGCGGGGCCAAGCTGGGCCCCTCCTACATCCTCATCATCATCGGCCGCTTCGTCATCGGCGCCTACTCAGGTACCGCCCCCTTAAAGGGGCAACGTCCCCTCCCGGGTGGCCCCTGCTCTGTGTGGGCGTGGCTatggggagggggtgggtgtGGTCAGGCGGGAGGGCGTGGCCTCTCTGacaccgccccctccccgcaggcCTGGCCTCGGGATTGGTCCCCATGTACGTGGGGGAGATCGCCCCCACCCGCCTGCGGGGGGCCCTGGGGACCCTCCACCAGCTGGGCATCGTCCTCGGCATCCTGGGGGCGCAggtggggggcactgggggggcagggggggattgggggtcttggaggggatttgagggggatttggtgggctggggggggtcttggggggatTGGGAGActtggggggtcctggggggggtcctgggggtccaAGGTGGGGAttgggggggctgcggggggtcTTAGGGGGGATTGGGagacttgggggggggtcctgggggtccaAGGTGGGGAttgggggggctgcggggggtcTTACGGGGGGATTGGGagacttgggggggggtcctgggggtccaAGGGTGGGGattgggggggctgcaggggtcttgggggggatttgggggtcttggggaggaatggggggggctagggggggatttgggggagatCAAGTGGGCTGGGGCGGGtcttgggggggatttggggtcctAGGGGAAAATTGGGGGGTTcagggggggatttgggggtcctgGAGGGGGTCtctggggtgcctgggggggtccctggtgGAACCCGGGGGGGGGTATCAGGGGGCCCCGGGGAGGGCGAGGCGTG
This Buteo buteo chromosome 12, bButBut1.hap1.1, whole genome shotgun sequence DNA region includes the following protein-coding sequences:
- the BACC1 gene encoding BPTF-associated chromatin complex component 1 isoform X1, with the protein product MTSASTKVGEIFSAAGAAFTKLGELTMQLHPVSDSSPAGAKWTEPELELLRAAVKRFGEDLNRISALIKDRTVAQIKATAKRKAYEDSGVPLPADSPKKGPRKGGGGGTPQVGAPPGTPHDPPGPPGKKQKVADVTLSDAEATGDLVDIEGLGETPPAKKLNFDQDSLNLDSGTLGPPGDRPLLSR
- the BACC1 gene encoding BPTF-associated chromatin complex component 1 isoform X3; this encodes MTSASTKVGEIFSAAGAAFTKLGELTMQLHPVSDSSPAGAQIKATAKRKAYEDSGVPLPADSPKKGPRKGGGGGTPQVGAPPGTPHDPPGPPGKKQKVADVTLSDAEATGDLVDIEGLGETPPAKKLNFDQDSLNLDSGTLGPPGDRPLLSR
- the RNASEK gene encoding ribonuclease kappa, giving the protein MASLLCCGPKMAACGLVLSAWGVVMLVLLGIFFNVHSAVLIEDVPFTEEDFKDGPERIYRLYEQVSYNCFIAAGLYALLGGFSLCQGRLNKRKEYMVR
- the BACC1 gene encoding BPTF-associated chromatin complex component 1 isoform X2, producing MTSASTKVGEIFSAAGAAFTKLGELTMQLHPVSDSSPAGAKWTEPELELLRAAVKRFGEDLNRISALIKDRTVAQIKATAKRKAYEDSGVPLPADSPKKGPRKGGGGGTPQVGAPPGTPHDPPGPPGKKQKVADVTLSDAEATGDLVDIEGLGETPPAKKLNFDQA